In Mycteria americana isolate JAX WOST 10 ecotype Jacksonville Zoo and Gardens chromosome 3, USCA_MyAme_1.0, whole genome shotgun sequence, a single genomic region encodes these proteins:
- the RAB23 gene encoding ras-related protein Rab-23 isoform X1 has product MLEEDMEVAIKVVVVGNGAVGKSSMIQRYCKGIFTKDYKKTIGVDFLERQIQVNDEDVRLMLWDTAGQEEFDAITKAYYRASLHPLLFLSPAYLYHAGNSLKGAQACVLVFSTTDRESFKAIPTWKEKVVTEVGDIPTVLVQNKIDLLDDSCIKNEEAEALAKKLKLRFYRASVKEDLNVTEVFKYLADKYLQRLKQQTAEDPELVHTSSNKIGVFNTAGGSHSNQNSSTLNGGDVINLRPNKQRTKKNRSPFSNCSIP; this is encoded by the exons ATGTTGGAAGAAGATATGGAGGTGGCCATCAAGGTGGTGGTAGTAGGAAATGGAGCTGTTGGAAAGTCCAGTATGATTCAGCGATATTGCAAGGGGATTTTTACAAAAGACTACAAGAAAACTATTGGTGTAGATTTCCTGGAAAGACAAATCCA AGTTAATGATGAAGATGTCAGGCTAATGTTATGGGACACTGCGGGTCAAGAAGAATTTGATGCAATAACTAAGGCCTACTATAGAG cctCTCTACACCCCCTCCTATTCCTTTCCCCTGCATACCTGTACCATGCTGGAAATAGCTTGAAAG GAGCCCAGGCTTGTGTTCTTGTGTTTTCTACAACTGACAGAGAGTCCTTCAAAGCAATCCCTACCTGGAAGGAGAAAGTTGTGACCGAAGTTGGAGACATTCCCACAGTTCTTGTGCAGAATAAGATTGATCTTCTTGATGACTCTTGTATAAAGAA TGAAGAGGCAGAAGCACTGgcaaaaaagctaaaattaaggTTCTACCGAGCATCTGTGAAGGAAGACCTAAACGTAACTGAAG TTTTTAAGTATTTGGCTGATAAATATCTTCAAAGGCTCAAGCAGCAAACAGCTGAAGATCCAGAACTAGTACATACAAGCAGTAACAAGATTG GTGTTTTTAATACAGCTGGTGGAAGTCACTCCAACCAAAATTCTAGCACTCTTAATGGTGGAGATGTCATCAACCTTAGACCAAACAAACAGAGgaccaagaaaaacagaagtcctTTTAGCAACTGCAGCATACCTTAG
- the RAB23 gene encoding ras-related protein Rab-23 isoform X2 translates to MLEEDMEVAIKVVVVGNGAVGKSSMIQRYCKGIFTKDYKKTIGVDFLERQIQVNDEDVRLMLWDTAGQEEFDAITKAYYRGAQACVLVFSTTDRESFKAIPTWKEKVVTEVGDIPTVLVQNKIDLLDDSCIKNEEAEALAKKLKLRFYRASVKEDLNVTEVFKYLADKYLQRLKQQTAEDPELVHTSSNKIGVFNTAGGSHSNQNSSTLNGGDVINLRPNKQRTKKNRSPFSNCSIP, encoded by the exons ATGTTGGAAGAAGATATGGAGGTGGCCATCAAGGTGGTGGTAGTAGGAAATGGAGCTGTTGGAAAGTCCAGTATGATTCAGCGATATTGCAAGGGGATTTTTACAAAAGACTACAAGAAAACTATTGGTGTAGATTTCCTGGAAAGACAAATCCA AGTTAATGATGAAGATGTCAGGCTAATGTTATGGGACACTGCGGGTCAAGAAGAATTTGATGCAATAACTAAGGCCTACTATAGAG GAGCCCAGGCTTGTGTTCTTGTGTTTTCTACAACTGACAGAGAGTCCTTCAAAGCAATCCCTACCTGGAAGGAGAAAGTTGTGACCGAAGTTGGAGACATTCCCACAGTTCTTGTGCAGAATAAGATTGATCTTCTTGATGACTCTTGTATAAAGAA TGAAGAGGCAGAAGCACTGgcaaaaaagctaaaattaaggTTCTACCGAGCATCTGTGAAGGAAGACCTAAACGTAACTGAAG TTTTTAAGTATTTGGCTGATAAATATCTTCAAAGGCTCAAGCAGCAAACAGCTGAAGATCCAGAACTAGTACATACAAGCAGTAACAAGATTG GTGTTTTTAATACAGCTGGTGGAAGTCACTCCAACCAAAATTCTAGCACTCTTAATGGTGGAGATGTCATCAACCTTAGACCAAACAAACAGAGgaccaagaaaaacagaagtcctTTTAGCAACTGCAGCATACCTTAG